In one Verrucomicrobiia bacterium genomic region, the following are encoded:
- a CDS encoding GTP-binding protein has translation MIPATLVIGANPAAREAAIRAALAPAEHTAIILEGIPDTQSGLESAIPAPRIARIAPGCVCCTGNLTLRVSLNRLLRTKPDRLFIGVATSAHIAQIRAFLSAPPYDNLLALTKDLHA, from the coding sequence GTGATTCCCGCCACGCTCGTCATCGGCGCCAACCCGGCTGCGCGGGAAGCAGCCATTCGCGCGGCGCTTGCTCCCGCAGAACACACTGCCATCATTCTCGAGGGCATTCCGGATACCCAGTCCGGCCTTGAATCCGCAATACCGGCGCCGCGGATCGCGCGCATCGCCCCCGGCTGCGTGTGTTGCACCGGCAACCTCACGCTGCGCGTCTCACTCAACCGGCTGTTACGCACGAAGCCGGACCGGCTTTTTATCGGTGTGGCAACGTCTGCCCACATTGCACAGATCCGTGCATTTCTTTCTGCTCCGCCCTACGACAATTTACTCGCGCTGACTAAAGATTTGCACGCCTGA
- a CDS encoding methyltransferase domain-containing protein, which produces MDANSRPVTSAQEGVHEQLPALVARHARSEYRKPFMPYNRDAFETSVAAWRAAGSRPLILDAGCGVGLSTRHLARTHPAHFVIGVDQSADRLARNTAWEGPVPANFICVRADLVDYWRLMLAADIRPAKHFILYPNPWPKIGHLARRWHGHPVFPVIVALGGEIECRSNWRIYVEEFAAALAQLSGSAVTAERFAPAGPITPFEKKYADSGHSLWRCAAVLPS; this is translated from the coding sequence ATGGACGCGAACTCTCGTCCCGTTACAAGCGCCCAGGAGGGCGTGCATGAACAGCTGCCCGCACTCGTTGCCAGGCATGCCCGGTCCGAGTACAGAAAGCCGTTCATGCCATACAACCGCGATGCGTTCGAGACGAGCGTCGCGGCGTGGCGCGCGGCAGGAAGCCGGCCGCTGATCCTCGATGCCGGTTGCGGCGTCGGCCTCTCCACTCGCCACCTCGCGCGCACGCATCCCGCGCACTTCGTCATCGGCGTCGACCAGTCGGCGGATCGCCTCGCGCGCAATACCGCGTGGGAGGGCCCCGTGCCCGCCAACTTCATCTGCGTGCGCGCGGATCTCGTCGACTACTGGCGGCTGATGCTCGCCGCAGACATTCGACCTGCGAAGCATTTCATCCTCTACCCCAATCCCTGGCCCAAGATCGGGCATCTGGCTCGGCGCTGGCACGGGCATCCCGTCTTTCCCGTCATCGTCGCCCTCGGCGGCGAGATCGAATGCCGCAGCAACTGGCGCATCTACGTGGAAGAATTTGCAGCAGCGCTCGCACAGCTTTCCGGTAGTGCGGTCACTGCCGAGCGCTTCGCCCCTGCCGGCCCGATCACCCCCTTCGAAAAAAAATATGCAGACTCCGGCCACTCGTTATGGCGCTGCGCGGCGGTGCTGCCAAGTTAA
- a CDS encoding DUF3567 domain-containing protein: MNLIYNSEQYSVVEFGADDRREALRFGGYEIMDKSGKREIFIGGTLAKSFREEVENLIATEPTVEEIDDFLGKYDALMRQPVTLH, from the coding sequence ATGAACTTGATCTACAACAGCGAGCAGTACAGCGTCGTAGAGTTCGGCGCCGACGACAGGCGCGAAGCCTTGCGCTTTGGCGGATATGAAATCATGGACAAATCCGGCAAGCGCGAGATCTTCATTGGCGGCACGCTCGCCAAGTCATTCCGCGAAGAGGTGGAAAACCTGATCGCAACCGAACCGACGGTGGAAGAGATTGACGACTTCCTCGGCAAATACGACGCACTGATGCGTCAGCCAGTCACCCTGCACTAA
- a CDS encoding helix-turn-helix domain-containing protein translates to EGGSMTRVAEKTGLERTHLYRKLKQLGVEPSKVSRKG, encoded by the coding sequence GAGGGCGGCAGCATGACGCGCGTTGCAGAAAAAACCGGACTCGAGCGCACCCACCTGTACCGCAAGCTCAAGCAGCTGGGCGTGGAGCCGAGCAAGGTATCCCGCAAAGGGTGA